The following are from one region of the Sandaracinus amylolyticus genome:
- a CDS encoding RNA polymerase sigma factor, with the protein MPEPSSSRARRIAATDDVGSVAKRRALRDGGHPDGVLVVRAREGDRWAQEVLFRRYMTPLAGTVTHIVGNVADADDVLQDTFADVLRDLPRLREPEAFRGWLYRIAMNRARKALRKRRLLRFLGLDGSVDDATLAIEASSASSPEVLTELRLLDEALRRVPADERIAWMLRHVHGEQLEDIASWIGCSLATVKRRIEAAQSRIDLHVNGRAR; encoded by the coding sequence ATGCCCGAGCCGAGCTCCTCTCGCGCGCGACGGATCGCAGCCACCGACGACGTCGGGTCGGTCGCGAAACGTCGCGCGCTGCGCGACGGCGGTCACCCCGACGGCGTGCTGGTGGTGCGCGCGCGGGAGGGCGATCGCTGGGCGCAGGAGGTGCTCTTCCGGCGCTACATGACGCCGCTGGCGGGCACGGTCACGCACATCGTCGGCAACGTCGCCGACGCCGACGACGTGCTGCAGGACACCTTCGCCGACGTGCTCCGCGACCTGCCGCGGCTGCGCGAGCCCGAGGCGTTCCGCGGGTGGCTGTACCGGATCGCGATGAACCGCGCGCGCAAGGCGCTGCGCAAGCGGAGGCTGCTGCGCTTCCTCGGGCTCGACGGATCGGTCGACGACGCGACGCTCGCGATCGAGGCGTCGAGCGCGTCGAGCCCGGAGGTGCTCACCGAGCTGAGGCTGCTCGACGAGGCGCTGCGGCGGGTGCCCGCGGACGAGCGCATCGCGTGGATGCTCCGTCACGTGCACGGCGAGCAGCTCGAGGACATCGCGTCGTGGATCGGGTGCTCGCTCGCGACGGTGAAGCGACGCATCGAGGCGGCGCAGTCGCGCATCGACCTGCACGTGAACGGGAGGGCCCGATGA
- a CDS encoding FecR domain-containing protein: MKRSLPSLPERIADTLDLSVDEARVQRTWRGARRRAAVPSRRTAGAVVGVIAVAAVVALAVLARRDEPVVIERGGLLLAGGGAPVAREVSEGAAPETLRFAEASAITLWSSARLVPLHNDGARFETELERGRARFSVTPGLGRAWRVVAGDVQVEVVGTVFEVEHTEGRTSVSVERGVVRVSGPRVPGLVVTLRAGEDVVVEREVATPREPLVVTSVEPIVAEEAPAPRAPIARPSEWRDLATRGRHDEAYEALRGRGIVREAERASPEQLLLLADVARLSGHPAEAVAPLERLLAEHPRDESASLAAVTLGRLFMDALGRPEDARRALERARELGVPAALRADVDRRIQALEVESTP, translated from the coding sequence ATGAAGCGCTCGCTGCCGAGCCTTCCCGAGCGCATCGCGGACACGCTCGACCTGAGCGTCGACGAGGCGCGGGTGCAGCGCACCTGGCGCGGCGCGCGACGACGTGCAGCGGTGCCGTCCCGGCGCACGGCGGGGGCGGTCGTCGGAGTGATCGCGGTGGCCGCGGTGGTGGCGCTCGCGGTGCTCGCGCGTCGCGACGAGCCCGTGGTGATCGAGCGTGGCGGGCTCTTGCTCGCGGGGGGCGGCGCGCCGGTCGCGCGCGAGGTGTCGGAGGGTGCGGCGCCCGAGACGCTGCGCTTCGCGGAGGCGAGCGCGATCACGTTGTGGTCGAGCGCGCGGCTGGTGCCGCTGCACAACGACGGGGCGCGCTTCGAGACCGAGCTCGAGCGAGGGCGCGCGCGCTTCTCGGTGACGCCGGGTCTGGGTCGGGCGTGGCGGGTCGTCGCGGGCGACGTGCAGGTCGAGGTCGTCGGGACGGTGTTCGAGGTCGAGCACACCGAAGGGCGCACGAGCGTGTCGGTGGAGCGCGGCGTGGTGCGGGTGTCGGGGCCTCGGGTGCCGGGGCTGGTGGTGACGCTGCGCGCGGGCGAGGACGTGGTGGTCGAGCGCGAGGTCGCGACGCCGCGCGAGCCTCTGGTCGTGACGAGCGTCGAGCCCATCGTGGCGGAGGAGGCCCCTGCGCCGCGGGCGCCGATCGCGCGCCCGAGCGAGTGGCGCGACCTCGCGACGCGAGGGCGCCACGACGAGGCGTACGAGGCGCTGCGAGGCCGCGGGATCGTGCGCGAGGCCGAGCGCGCGTCCCCCGAGCAGCTGCTCTTGCTGGCCGACGTCGCGCGGCTCTCGGGGCATCCCGCCGAGGCCGTCGCGCCGCTCGAGCGCCTGCTCGCCGAGCATCCGCGCGACGAGTCGGCGAGCTTGGCCGCGGTGACGCTCGGGCGACTCTTCATGGACGCGCTCGGGCGTCCCGAGGACGCGAGGCGTGCGCTGGAGCGAGCGCGCGAGCTCGGCGTGCCTGCGGCGCTGCGCGCCGACGTGGATCGGCGGATCCAGGCGCTCGAGGTCGAGTCGACGCCTTGA
- a CDS encoding ATP-dependent Clp protease ATP-binding subunit, translated as MSTLTLRLEAYDRDARAVIAAAQGLADERKNPEVEPLHLLYRLIERSEPVQQAIRRAGVDPVDVLVEGEAQLRKLTKVEGAVAYLSPRMLELLGRAEGEAARGGGVPVDVMHLLIACSQDTTAAVSGVLKACGLSGPVLRATASGEKLQPATPSNGQSGASRPGSSGGKGDPLEQYGRDLTKLARDGKFDPVIGRDGELRRILQVLARRHENNPLLVGEPGIGKSAIVNALAMRIVRGDVPATLQGKRLVALETGALLAGAKLRGEAEERMKALLAAIRDRAGEIILFIPDLGALAGDRAPSGAGQLLSTALGRGELKVIGLATTDGMRKAFEADPTLSRRFVAIAIDPPTADETIAILRGVVPRYEQAHGVRIADPALLTAVRLARRYVPGAQLPKAAIDLIDEAAARVRVEIDGVPADLDALERRLEALEMQAHSLEDDTDDESKRHKARIDAEIAQLRPKASDARARWAAALARTKEVRGIEQELEATRKQYEDAKSSGDHAKAGELRFGTLPLLEKKLEDARARAGAIAGGAENEPRVRDQVVEADVADVVAAWTGVPVSRMLEAETVKLLSMEDKLRERVVGQDPAVAAVAKAVRRGRVGLRDPKRPIGSFLFLGPTGVGKTELAKALAEFLFDDELSLTRLDMSEFMEKHMVARLLGSPPGYVDSEEGGFLTEAVRKRPYSVILFDEMEKAHPDVFNILLQVLDDGRLTDSRGRLAYFADTVIIMTSNVGSQAILDHGEGVTREAIRETLDGQLRKHFRPEFLNRIDDVVIFDPLGKHELRGIVEIQLRGLQKLVQDRRLTLNVTDAAKDRLTELGHEPAFGARPLKRVILKNLQDPLAEEILRGGYQPGDTIEIDAKDGAFVFHRLPAST; from the coding sequence ATGTCGACGCTCACCCTTCGCCTCGAGGCCTACGACCGTGATGCGCGCGCCGTCATCGCCGCCGCGCAAGGCCTCGCCGACGAGCGCAAGAACCCCGAGGTGGAGCCGCTCCACCTGCTCTATCGGCTGATCGAGCGCAGCGAGCCCGTGCAGCAGGCCATCCGTCGCGCCGGGGTGGACCCGGTCGACGTGCTGGTCGAGGGCGAGGCACAGCTCCGCAAGCTCACGAAGGTCGAGGGCGCGGTCGCGTACCTCTCGCCGCGCATGCTCGAGCTGCTCGGTCGCGCCGAGGGCGAAGCGGCGCGCGGCGGGGGCGTCCCGGTCGACGTGATGCACCTGCTGATCGCATGCTCGCAGGACACCACGGCGGCGGTGAGCGGCGTGCTCAAGGCGTGCGGCCTCTCGGGCCCGGTGCTGCGCGCGACCGCGTCGGGCGAGAAGCTGCAGCCCGCGACGCCGAGCAACGGCCAGAGCGGCGCGTCGCGCCCCGGATCGAGCGGCGGCAAGGGCGACCCGCTCGAGCAGTACGGGCGCGACCTCACGAAGCTCGCGCGCGACGGCAAGTTCGATCCCGTCATCGGTCGCGACGGAGAGCTGCGGCGCATCCTGCAGGTGCTCGCGCGGCGCCACGAGAACAACCCGCTGCTCGTCGGCGAGCCCGGCATCGGCAAGAGCGCGATCGTCAACGCGCTCGCGATGCGCATCGTGCGCGGCGACGTCCCTGCGACGCTGCAGGGCAAGCGCCTCGTCGCGCTCGAGACCGGCGCGCTGCTCGCGGGCGCGAAGCTCCGGGGCGAGGCCGAGGAGCGCATGAAGGCGCTGCTCGCGGCGATCCGTGATCGCGCGGGCGAGATCATCCTGTTCATCCCGGATCTCGGCGCGCTCGCCGGAGATCGCGCGCCGAGCGGCGCGGGCCAGCTGCTCTCGACCGCGCTCGGCCGCGGTGAGCTCAAGGTGATCGGGCTCGCGACCACCGACGGCATGCGCAAGGCGTTCGAGGCCGACCCCACGCTCTCGCGCCGCTTCGTCGCCATCGCGATCGATCCGCCGACCGCCGACGAGACCATCGCGATCCTTCGCGGCGTGGTGCCGCGCTACGAGCAGGCGCACGGCGTGCGCATCGCCGATCCCGCGCTGCTCACCGCGGTGCGCCTCGCGCGCCGCTACGTGCCCGGCGCGCAGCTCCCGAAGGCCGCGATCGATCTGATCGACGAAGCGGCAGCGCGGGTGCGCGTCGAGATCGACGGCGTGCCCGCGGACCTCGACGCGCTCGAACGTCGGCTCGAGGCGCTCGAGATGCAGGCGCACTCGCTCGAGGACGACACCGACGACGAGAGCAAGCGCCACAAGGCGCGCATCGACGCCGAGATCGCGCAGCTGCGCCCCAAGGCGAGCGATGCGCGCGCACGCTGGGCCGCCGCGCTCGCGCGCACCAAGGAAGTGCGCGGGATCGAGCAGGAGCTCGAGGCCACGCGCAAGCAGTACGAGGACGCGAAGAGCTCGGGCGATCACGCGAAGGCGGGCGAGCTGCGCTTCGGCACGCTCCCGCTGCTCGAGAAGAAGCTCGAGGACGCACGCGCCCGCGCCGGTGCGATCGCGGGCGGTGCGGAGAACGAGCCGCGGGTGCGCGATCAGGTCGTCGAGGCCGACGTCGCCGACGTGGTCGCGGCGTGGACCGGCGTGCCGGTGTCGCGGATGCTCGAGGCCGAGACCGTCAAGCTGCTCAGCATGGAGGACAAGCTCCGCGAGCGCGTGGTCGGTCAGGATCCCGCGGTCGCGGCAGTGGCGAAGGCGGTGCGGCGTGGTCGCGTCGGTCTGCGCGATCCCAAGCGCCCGATCGGCAGCTTCCTGTTCCTCGGCCCCACCGGCGTCGGCAAGACCGAGCTCGCGAAGGCGCTCGCCGAGTTCCTCTTCGACGACGAGCTCTCGCTCACGCGTCTCGACATGAGCGAGTTCATGGAGAAGCACATGGTGGCGCGCCTGCTCGGCTCGCCGCCCGGCTACGTCGACAGCGAAGAGGGCGGCTTCCTCACCGAGGCGGTGCGCAAGCGGCCCTACTCCGTGATCCTCTTCGACGAGATGGAGAAGGCGCACCCCGACGTCTTCAACATCCTCCTGCAGGTGCTCGACGACGGTCGCCTCACCGACTCGCGCGGTCGCCTCGCGTACTTCGCGGACACGGTGATCATCATGACGAGCAACGTCGGCTCGCAGGCGATCCTCGATCACGGCGAGGGCGTCACCCGCGAGGCGATCCGCGAGACGCTCGACGGACAGCTGCGCAAGCACTTCCGCCCCGAGTTCCTGAACCGCATCGACGACGTCGTGATCTTCGATCCGCTCGGCAAGCACGAGCTGCGCGGCATCGTCGAGATCCAGCTCCGCGGGCTGCAGAAGCTCGTCCAGGATCGCCGGCTCACGCTGAACGTGACCGACGCCGCGAAGGATCGCCTGACCGAGCTCGGCCACGAGCCCGCGTTCGGCGCGCGCCCGCTCAAGCGCGTGATCCTGAAGAACCTGCAGGACCCGCTCGCCGAGGAGATCCTCCGCGGCGGCTACCAGCCCGGCGACACGATCGAGATCGACGCGAAGGACGGCGCGTTCGTGTTCCACCGCCTCCCCGCGAGCACCTGA
- a CDS encoding DUF1844 domain-containing protein: MSNDDDRDLDETGLAPLPGAEATAPIDFTTFILSMSTSCMIQLGEITDPEGRTAIDLESARHTIEILQMLDRKTEGNLSGEEDRMLAHVIADLRERYLAKHRGR; encoded by the coding sequence ATGTCGAACGACGACGATCGCGACCTCGACGAGACCGGCCTCGCCCCGCTCCCGGGCGCCGAGGCCACGGCGCCGATCGACTTCACGACGTTCATCCTGTCGATGAGCACGTCGTGCATGATCCAGCTGGGCGAGATCACGGATCCCGAGGGTCGCACCGCGATCGATCTCGAGTCCGCGCGCCACACCATCGAGATCCTGCAGATGCTCGACCGCAAGACCGAGGGAAACCTCAGCGGCGAGGAGGATCGGATGCTCGCCCACGTGATCGCGGATCTCCGCGAGCGCTACCTGGCGAAGCACCGCGGCCGCTGA
- a CDS encoding peptidyl-prolyl cis-trans isomerase, with protein MSWVREPVVHFVVLGALLLALDRALAGGDADETLERSIVVDDAVRAELADGWQHAHGAPPSQAELDALVARWIDDEILYREALERGLERDDPQVRARLASNMGYVLDAQALAIEPSEDELRAHFDAHRDAWAQEALIDFTHVFVSNEHEDARARAEALLAQVTAGASPSGLGDTFSGGRRYRRRRIVQLEESFGAEFARGLEPLEQGAWALVPSRFGWHVVRVDGRSAASDADFDAVREDVLHDLREQRTIEARARELSRLRERWDVVVR; from the coding sequence ATGTCGTGGGTGCGCGAGCCGGTGGTGCACTTCGTGGTGCTCGGGGCGCTCCTGCTCGCGCTCGATCGGGCGCTCGCGGGAGGCGATGCGGACGAGACGCTCGAGCGCTCGATCGTGGTCGACGACGCGGTGCGCGCCGAGCTCGCGGACGGATGGCAGCACGCGCACGGCGCGCCTCCTTCGCAGGCCGAGCTCGATGCGCTCGTGGCGCGATGGATCGACGACGAGATCCTCTATCGCGAGGCGCTCGAGCGCGGGCTCGAGCGGGACGATCCGCAGGTGCGCGCGCGCTTGGCGTCGAACATGGGGTACGTGCTCGACGCGCAGGCGCTCGCGATCGAGCCGAGCGAGGACGAGCTGCGCGCGCACTTCGACGCGCACCGTGATGCGTGGGCGCAGGAGGCGCTGATCGACTTCACGCACGTGTTCGTCTCGAACGAGCACGAGGACGCGCGAGCGCGCGCCGAGGCGCTGCTCGCGCAGGTCACGGCCGGCGCGTCGCCGAGCGGGCTCGGAGACACGTTCTCGGGCGGGCGCCGTTATCGCCGGAGGCGGATCGTGCAGCTCGAGGAGAGCTTCGGCGCGGAGTTCGCGCGCGGGCTCGAGCCGCTCGAGCAGGGCGCGTGGGCGCTCGTGCCCTCGCGCTTCGGATGGCACGTGGTGCGCGTCGACGGGCGGAGCGCCGCGAGCGACGCGGACTTCGACGCGGTGCGCGAGGACGTGCTCCACGATCTGCGCGAGCAGCGGACGATCGAGGCGCGGGCGCGCGAGCTCTCGCGGCTGCGCGAGCGCTGGGACGTGGTGGTGCGATGA
- a CDS encoding HupE/UreJ family protein has translation MRAWLVAAIVVVAIASRAEAHDSRPGVLALVERAPGSYAVAWTAPVDARTPEGTLRVVYPAGCEARGGQLTCEPGAIEGGEIAIEGPLDRRTRVVVTLETRQGEHLEAIATGAAPRVRLVAGDGSWTRWIAIGIEHIAFGLDHVAFVLGLVLLVGFDRRIVITITAFTIAHSITLALAALDLVRLPSAPVEATIAASVVLVAREAMHDRATLSRRWPWLVALLFGLVHGLGFAGALREVGLPEHGLVRALAGFNVGVELGQLALVALAFVVVAIGRRVVREQRVVAQARPLACYALGAVGAMWLVDRTLAIVLRAWS, from the coding sequence ATGAGGGCGTGGCTCGTCGCGGCGATCGTGGTGGTCGCGATCGCGTCGCGCGCCGAGGCGCACGACTCGCGCCCCGGCGTGCTCGCGCTCGTCGAGCGTGCGCCGGGCTCCTATGCGGTCGCGTGGACCGCGCCGGTCGATGCGCGGACGCCGGAGGGCACGCTGCGCGTGGTCTATCCCGCGGGGTGCGAGGCGCGCGGCGGGCAGCTCACGTGCGAGCCCGGCGCGATCGAGGGCGGCGAGATCGCGATCGAGGGCCCGCTGGATCGCCGCACGCGCGTGGTGGTCACGCTCGAGACGCGGCAGGGCGAGCACCTCGAGGCGATCGCGACCGGCGCCGCGCCGCGGGTGCGGCTCGTCGCGGGTGACGGCTCGTGGACGCGATGGATCGCGATCGGCATCGAGCACATCGCGTTCGGGCTCGACCACGTCGCGTTCGTGCTCGGGCTCGTGCTGCTCGTCGGCTTCGACCGGCGGATCGTGATCACGATCACCGCGTTCACGATCGCGCACTCGATCACGCTCGCGCTCGCCGCGCTCGACCTGGTGCGGCTTCCCTCGGCGCCGGTGGAGGCGACGATCGCCGCGAGCGTGGTGCTCGTCGCGCGCGAGGCGATGCACGATCGCGCGACGCTCTCGCGGCGATGGCCCTGGCTCGTCGCGCTGCTCTTCGGGCTCGTGCACGGGCTCGGGTTCGCGGGCGCGCTGCGCGAGGTGGGACTGCCCGAGCACGGCCTGGTGCGCGCGCTCGCCGGCTTCAACGTCGGCGTGGAGCTCGGGCAGCTCGCGCTGGTCGCGCTCGCCTTCGTCGTGGTCGCAATCGGGCGCAGGGTCGTGCGGGAGCAGCGAGTCGTCGCGCAGGCGCGCCCGCTCGCTTGCTACGCGCTGGGCGCGGTCGGAGCGATGTGGCTCGTCGACCGCACCCTCGCGATCGTGCTCAGGGCGTGGTCGTGA
- a CDS encoding LamG-like jellyroll fold domain-containing protein has translation MRARFLCILTALALGACAGGNENPRGTDGAIPGRDAAASDGGTPGQDEDGGAPGCEAAPPSRALAFDGTDDGASMGAARPLGLARFTVEAWVRRDGPGVATGTGVGGLSIVPIAGKGRGEDDGSNVDCNYAFGFVGDVLGADFEDMATGANHPVVGRTRVASGEWHHVAVTYDGTTWRLYLDGALDGSARANATPRADSIQHFGIGTALDSMGRAAGRLHGAVSELRVWDRARTADEIAGARFERVASGEGLLARWALDGDGTDTIGDLDATITGATFVETGPVLDRGLPPTITGTIPSDALEVTGDSVELSVGATDFEGEELDVTFHLRALGEDDGFTIVVLPDTQYYTVDDRNLEQFFYDQTQWIVDNHDAYDIRAVIHNGDLVNNGDSQVFQWRVADRAMTTLEAALPGMPDGMPYGVAVGNHDLSVVSQVGPATRYNEFFGVDRFEGRAYYGGHYGSTNDEHWFTFSAGGMDFVVVDMKYDPAPDAAVLAWARRILETHPDHFGIVNAHYIVNSDGTFGAQGQAIYNALRSVQNLHLMTCGHISAESRRNDTFEGHRIDSMLADYQSRENGGNGFMRIWEFSPAEGELTVRTYSPTHDRWETDANSEFTLRVPLRGAGGAFEEVARAERGASPATATIDGLEPGRVYEWYATIRDCDHTVRTPVSRFTTTP, from the coding sequence GTGCGTGCTCGCTTCCTCTGCATCCTCACCGCGCTCGCGCTCGGCGCGTGCGCCGGTGGCAACGAGAACCCTCGCGGCACCGACGGCGCGATCCCAGGACGCGACGCCGCCGCGAGCGACGGCGGCACGCCGGGCCAGGACGAAGACGGCGGCGCGCCGGGCTGCGAGGCCGCGCCCCCATCGCGCGCGCTCGCGTTCGACGGCACCGACGACGGCGCGTCGATGGGCGCAGCCCGCCCGCTCGGCCTCGCGCGCTTCACCGTCGAGGCGTGGGTGCGGCGCGACGGTCCGGGCGTCGCGACCGGCACCGGCGTCGGCGGCCTCTCGATCGTCCCGATCGCAGGCAAGGGACGCGGCGAGGACGACGGCAGCAACGTCGACTGCAACTACGCGTTCGGCTTCGTCGGAGACGTGCTCGGCGCGGACTTCGAGGACATGGCGACCGGCGCGAACCATCCGGTGGTCGGCCGCACCCGCGTCGCATCCGGCGAGTGGCACCACGTCGCGGTGACCTACGACGGAACCACGTGGCGCCTCTACCTCGACGGCGCGCTCGACGGCTCGGCGCGCGCCAACGCGACGCCGCGCGCCGACAGCATCCAGCACTTCGGCATCGGCACCGCGCTCGACTCGATGGGCCGCGCCGCGGGCCGCCTCCACGGCGCGGTGAGCGAGCTGCGGGTGTGGGATCGCGCGCGCACCGCCGACGAGATCGCCGGCGCGCGCTTCGAGCGCGTCGCGTCGGGCGAGGGCCTGCTCGCGCGCTGGGCGCTCGACGGCGACGGCACCGACACGATCGGCGATCTCGACGCGACGATCACCGGCGCGACGTTCGTCGAGACCGGCCCGGTGCTCGATCGCGGCCTGCCTCCGACGATCACCGGCACGATCCCGAGCGACGCGCTCGAGGTCACCGGAGACAGCGTCGAGCTCAGCGTCGGCGCCACCGATTTCGAGGGCGAGGAGCTCGACGTCACGTTCCACCTGCGCGCGCTCGGCGAGGACGACGGGTTCACCATCGTGGTGCTGCCCGACACGCAGTACTACACGGTCGACGATCGCAACCTCGAGCAGTTCTTCTACGACCAGACGCAGTGGATCGTCGACAACCACGACGCCTACGACATCCGCGCGGTGATCCACAACGGCGACCTCGTGAACAACGGCGACTCGCAGGTCTTCCAGTGGCGCGTCGCCGACCGCGCGATGACGACGCTCGAGGCCGCGCTGCCCGGGATGCCCGACGGAATGCCCTATGGCGTCGCAGTTGGGAACCACGACCTCAGCGTCGTGAGCCAGGTCGGCCCGGCCACCCGCTACAACGAGTTCTTCGGCGTCGATCGCTTCGAAGGGCGCGCCTACTACGGCGGCCACTACGGCAGCACGAACGACGAGCACTGGTTCACGTTCTCCGCGGGCGGGATGGACTTCGTCGTCGTCGACATGAAGTACGACCCCGCGCCCGACGCCGCGGTGCTCGCGTGGGCGCGCCGCATCCTCGAGACGCACCCCGATCACTTCGGCATCGTCAACGCGCACTACATCGTCAACTCCGACGGGACGTTCGGCGCGCAGGGACAGGCGATCTACAACGCGCTGCGCAGCGTGCAGAACCTGCACCTGATGACGTGCGGGCACATCAGCGCGGAGAGCCGTCGCAACGACACGTTCGAGGGGCACCGCATCGACTCGATGCTCGCGGACTACCAGTCGCGCGAGAACGGCGGCAACGGGTTCATGCGCATCTGGGAGTTCTCGCCCGCCGAGGGCGAGCTCACGGTGCGCACGTACTCGCCGACCCACGATCGCTGGGAGACCGACGCGAACAGCGAGTTCACCCTGCGCGTCCCGCTGCGCGGCGCGGGCGGTGCGTTCGAGGAGGTCGCGCGCGCCGAGCGCGGCGCATCACCGGCGACCGCGACGATCGACGGCCTCGAGCCCGGCCGCGTGTACGAGTGGTACGCGACGATCCGCGACTGCGATCACACCGTGCGCACGCCGGTCTCGCGCTTCACGACCACGCCCTGA
- a CDS encoding DUF1552 domain-containing protein has protein sequence MKKTTSLKRRTFLRGLLTTGAAVSIGVPILDAMLDENGVAFAGGEPLPVRFGVWFWGNGVRPERWTPSGTVDWTPSEELAPLATAGVKPWVSVVTGCEIKTATHPHHSGMAGIMTGAHFHQNGTTRDTIVSTFAYPSVDQVAAAHFEGMAPFRSLEFGITRFRGTDEGTSFQHLSHNGPNNPNPSEYSPSRMFARLFGAPVDAQLDLARQSVLDAVGQQIRALQPRVSRADQVRLEQHFDSVRALEMRLAAGAATCTPPENPGDFPDVGGREPIADQNRAMSDLCALALACDLTRSFSMFFSTAGSGVIMWPVGASNGLHQINHDEGPPHNTVHAATVFTMEQLGYFLARLRDTPDAAGGNVLDNSSILATSELSEGWTHSNREFPILVCGRGGGALRGNVHHRVDRENTSIAVLTALRGAGIPVESFGVDESYAYNGSNVFSPGRATTTFGELLAG, from the coding sequence ATGAAGAAGACCACGTCTCTCAAGCGCCGCACGTTCCTGCGCGGCCTGCTGACGACCGGCGCGGCGGTGAGCATCGGCGTGCCGATCCTCGACGCGATGCTCGACGAGAACGGCGTCGCCTTCGCGGGCGGTGAGCCGTTGCCCGTACGTTTCGGGGTCTGGTTCTGGGGCAACGGCGTGCGGCCCGAGCGCTGGACGCCGAGCGGGACCGTGGACTGGACGCCGAGCGAGGAGCTCGCGCCGCTCGCGACCGCCGGCGTGAAGCCCTGGGTCAGCGTGGTGACGGGCTGCGAGATCAAGACCGCGACGCACCCGCACCACTCGGGCATGGCCGGCATCATGACCGGCGCGCACTTCCACCAGAACGGCACGACGCGCGACACGATCGTCTCGACGTTCGCGTATCCCTCGGTCGATCAGGTCGCGGCCGCGCACTTCGAGGGCATGGCGCCGTTCCGCTCGCTCGAGTTCGGCATCACGCGCTTCCGCGGCACCGACGAGGGCACGAGCTTCCAGCACCTCTCGCACAACGGGCCGAACAACCCGAACCCGAGCGAGTACTCGCCCTCGCGCATGTTCGCGCGTCTCTTCGGCGCGCCGGTGGACGCACAGCTCGACCTCGCGCGGCAGAGCGTGCTCGACGCGGTGGGCCAGCAGATCCGCGCGCTGCAGCCGCGGGTGTCGCGCGCCGATCAGGTGCGCCTCGAGCAGCACTTCGACAGCGTGCGCGCGCTCGAGATGCGCCTCGCCGCGGGCGCCGCGACGTGCACGCCGCCCGAGAACCCCGGCGACTTCCCCGACGTCGGCGGGCGCGAGCCGATCGCGGATCAGAACCGCGCGATGAGCGATCTCTGCGCGCTCGCGCTCGCGTGCGATCTCACCCGCTCGTTCTCGATGTTCTTCAGCACCGCGGGCTCGGGCGTGATCATGTGGCCCGTCGGCGCGAGCAACGGCCTGCACCAGATCAACCACGACGAAGGGCCGCCGCACAACACGGTGCACGCCGCGACCGTGTTCACGATGGAGCAGCTCGGCTACTTCCTCGCGCGGCTGCGCGACACGCCCGACGCCGCGGGCGGCAACGTCCTCGACAACTCCTCGATCCTCGCGACGAGCGAGCTCAGCGAGGGCTGGACCCACAGCAACCGCGAGTTCCCGATCCTCGTGTGCGGCCGCGGTGGCGGTGCGCTGCGGGGGAACGTGCACCACCGCGTCGATCGCGAGAACACGAGCATCGCGGTGCTCACCGCGCTGCGCGGCGCGGGGATCCCGGTCGAGTCGTTCGGCGTCGACGAGAGCTACGCGTACAACGGCTCGAACGTGTTCAGCCCGGGCCGCGCGACGACGACGTTCGGCGAGCTGCTCGCGGGCTGA